A single genomic interval of Deltaproteobacteria bacterium harbors:
- a CDS encoding BrnT family toxin, which yields MTYTFEWDFEKELQNIQKHGVTFDEALQVFTDPKVIHLEDESHSSEEDRYYAVGKTYQGCVLTVRYPWRKKVIRIFGAAYWRKWRKFYEKNT from the coding sequence ATGACATACACTTTTGAGTGGGATTTTGAAAAGGAGCTCCAGAATATTCAAAAACATGGGGTTACCTTTGATGAGGCTTTGCAGGTGTTTACAGATCCTAAGGTTATCCACCTTGAAGATGAATCTCATTCTAGTGAAGAAGATCGTTATTATGCTGTTGGTAAAACCTATCAAGGGTGCGTATTAACAGTGAGATATCCGTGGCGAAAAAAAGTGATCCGTATTTTTGGTGCTGCTTATTGGCGAAAATGGAGAAAATTTTATGAAAAAAATACCTGA
- a CDS encoding radical SAM protein yields the protein MHKPSYLTLFHSGELHRRADLLEQRLSKCVICPRHCEANRLANVEGFCQSGHRPLVASHVAHFGEEPILVGSHGSGNIFFGSCNLRCVYCQNWQISHTQKGERPGEISFEQLADMMIDLQNQGCHNINLVSPSHFVAQIMKALVLACEQGLRLPLVYNTNAYDDLETLKMLRGVIDIYLPDLKYANDQNAIKYSQAQNYQAISRQAIQEMFNQVGLLKLDKQGLSQRGLIVRHLVLPNGLADSRESLTWIAQNLSPQVNISIMSQYYPTNKATRVPLLSRKIREHEYWEVVDLLEELKMENGFLQEFESAETYRPDFKRNEPFDNMELLSLRAPKGEAISSV from the coding sequence ATGCATAAACCCTCCTATTTAACCCTATTCCACAGCGGCGAATTACACAGGCGTGCTGACTTGCTTGAACAGCGCTTAAGCAAATGTGTGATTTGTCCACGTCATTGCGAAGCCAATCGTTTGGCAAATGTTGAGGGTTTTTGCCAATCAGGTCATCGCCCTTTAGTGGCAAGCCATGTTGCCCACTTTGGAGAAGAACCCATATTGGTGGGAAGCCATGGTTCGGGGAATATCTTTTTTGGCAGTTGTAACTTGCGTTGTGTGTACTGCCAAAATTGGCAAATCAGTCACACCCAAAAGGGTGAGCGGCCGGGTGAAATTAGTTTTGAACAATTGGCCGACATGATGATCGATTTGCAAAATCAAGGCTGCCACAATATCAATTTGGTTTCGCCTTCGCATTTTGTGGCCCAAATCATGAAAGCTCTGGTGTTAGCTTGCGAGCAGGGCTTGCGGCTCCCCCTAGTTTATAACACCAATGCCTATGATGATTTAGAAACATTAAAAATGTTACGTGGTGTGATTGATATTTATTTGCCTGACCTCAAATATGCCAATGATCAAAATGCCATTAAATATTCCCAAGCTCAAAATTACCAAGCGATTTCTCGCCAGGCTATTCAAGAAATGTTTAACCAGGTGGGTTTATTAAAATTAGACAAACAGGGGCTCAGCCAGCGAGGCTTGATTGTCCGCCATTTGGTGTTGCCCAATGGCCTGGCCGATAGTCGTGAAAGTTTGACTTGGATCGCTCAAAACTTATCTCCGCAAGTTAACATTTCAATCATGAGCCAATATTATCCGACTAACAAAGCAACGCGCGTACCCTTATTATCGAGAAAAATTCGTGAGCATGAATATTGGGAAGTGGTTGATTTGTTGGAAGAACTGAAGATGGAAAATGGATTTTTACAAGAGTTTGAAAGCGCAGAAACCTATCGGCCTGATTTTAAACGGAATGAGCCATTTGATAATATGGAATTGCTGTCATTGCGAGCCCCGAAGGGCGAAGCAATCTCTTCTGTCTAA
- a CDS encoding HAD hydrolase-like protein codes for MSQHSPSKKLILFDIDGTLLLTGGAGKAAFDRTFHELHGVLEVWQGINPDGKTDPLIIEELFLKQWGRKPKAHEEKAVEARYSFHMEQALQQAPKFRLMAGISELLLALKDRQLGYLGLATGNYEATAWMKLKRAGLERFFNFGGFGSDTRDRLALTRLAMERGMAHLGSRIHPEDVWVVGDTIHDIRCGKLLGATTVAVATGSTPWDILQKARPDFLLENFGDLEESLTIFL; via the coding sequence ATGAGCCAGCATTCACCCTCTAAAAAATTAATTTTATTTGATATCGATGGGACCCTCCTTTTAACCGGCGGGGCTGGCAAAGCGGCCTTTGACCGTACCTTTCATGAACTGCATGGTGTTTTGGAGGTATGGCAAGGGATTAATCCCGATGGAAAGACAGATCCTCTCATCATCGAAGAGCTTTTTCTCAAACAATGGGGGCGAAAGCCCAAAGCCCATGAAGAAAAGGCCGTTGAGGCAAGGTATTCCTTTCATATGGAACAGGCCTTACAACAGGCCCCCAAATTTCGTTTGATGGCCGGAATATCGGAGTTGTTGTTAGCGCTTAAAGATCGACAATTGGGTTATTTGGGTTTGGCGACAGGGAATTATGAAGCCACGGCTTGGATGAAGTTAAAAAGAGCGGGGCTGGAAAGATTTTTTAATTTTGGGGGTTTTGGGAGCGATACGAGAGATCGTTTGGCTTTAACTCGCTTAGCCATGGAGCGAGGTATGGCCCATTTGGGTAGTCGTATTCATCCTGAAGATGTGTGGGTTGTTGGAGACACGATTCACGATATTCGCTGTGGCAAGCTTTTAGGAGCCACTACAGTGGCAGTAGCAACGGGCTCGACGCCTTGGGATATTTTGCAAAAAGCCAGGCCGGATTTCTTGCTAGAGAATTTTGGGGATTTAGAAGAGAGTTTAACAATATTTCTATAG
- a CDS encoding transglutaminase domain-containing protein — translation MNTPQYREPWFLFLLKVMLYTVVTGATLRDFTSPLGTVAGVLGAISAATQVPWIIRTHLKPIAVFAIGLGLLFLGIGLESLLLNSESLAHAIGVENTFKVSEFVNIGLTTFGFLFCLRALALYWPVFNVLEASLLAGFFVWKLSTHRDFSLHRPRYLSDFAWDLGINPVIILLVIGALLFTGAAMMMIKTRRFLRATAQVLMILIIGLSVFLIFKDKNINMIPRDDTFGLTANDPRSLHRGQGQDSSGKNGGNQGGQDPNQDGNQGGQSQGGSGRNNPNEMPFKNSYASQNQNLPIALVQFEDDYTSPLGVYYFRQTAFSQFNGHRLVQSSEDKDIFLSLPTKGSSKVATTYYKNPEEYFYLPTKIFLLVDPTKPFGLANAVEMGRLDNPNPTFFTGAYQVYSWAPNTDLENLLKNDLRIPQWDEAKMKLYLEVPKDNRYKDLADEIIKTLKPEYRNKPFARMLAIVYYLGKNGYYSLQSDHADAQDPTASFLFGNRTGYCVHFAHAAVFLARTLGIPARVGAGYAAPNKRREKGENLALMERDAHAWPEIYLEPFGWIVMDIPLQNFLDPPTSEPSQSLQTTLGQIAKTGKNKPPEDEVTKEEKKELEKKLAWLKSLAQYLWKGLLALAVTGLSFCYAFKMYRLWGWNWGEPRDKIRKAYRSTLDRLLYLGVRRPFGESREEFAMRLAAQIPALEKLTWSFLQLKLGKPPHLPEASLHQLMKEIKTEIKAKKVWWKMILTIINPLSWIRIK, via the coding sequence ATGAATACCCCTCAATACCGAGAACCTTGGTTTTTATTTTTACTCAAGGTGATGCTTTACACGGTCGTCACGGGGGCAACCTTAAGAGACTTTACCAGCCCGCTCGGAACCGTGGCTGGCGTATTGGGTGCCATCAGTGCTGCAACACAAGTTCCTTGGATTATTCGCACCCACCTAAAACCGATTGCCGTATTTGCCATTGGATTAGGCCTATTGTTTTTAGGCATAGGCCTAGAAAGTCTGCTGTTAAATTCAGAAAGTTTAGCTCATGCCATTGGCGTAGAAAATACTTTCAAAGTGAGTGAATTCGTCAATATTGGGCTCACGACGTTTGGGTTTTTATTTTGTCTACGGGCGCTGGCCCTTTATTGGCCAGTATTTAATGTTTTAGAGGCAAGCTTGTTAGCCGGCTTCTTCGTCTGGAAGCTCTCGACCCATCGAGATTTTTCTTTGCATCGCCCACGTTACTTGTCTGACTTTGCGTGGGATTTGGGCATTAACCCCGTCATTATTTTATTGGTGATTGGTGCGCTCTTATTCACCGGCGCTGCCATGATGATGATTAAAACCCGCCGCTTCTTGCGAGCGACGGCACAAGTTCTGATGATTCTCATCATCGGGTTAAGCGTATTTTTGATTTTCAAAGACAAAAACATCAACATGATTCCACGCGACGACACCTTTGGCCTAACCGCCAATGACCCACGCAGCTTGCACCGCGGCCAGGGCCAAGACTCTTCTGGAAAAAACGGAGGTAATCAGGGTGGACAAGACCCCAATCAAGATGGAAACCAAGGCGGGCAATCTCAAGGCGGTTCGGGGCGCAACAACCCCAACGAAATGCCTTTTAAAAATAGTTATGCCAGTCAAAATCAAAATTTGCCCATTGCCCTTGTGCAGTTTGAAGATGATTACACGTCACCGCTGGGGGTTTATTACTTTCGCCAAACGGCCTTTAGTCAATTCAATGGTCATCGTTTAGTGCAATCTTCCGAAGACAAAGATATTTTTTTGAGCCTGCCCACAAAAGGTTCCAGCAAAGTTGCAACCACTTACTATAAAAATCCTGAAGAATATTTTTACCTACCTACCAAAATCTTTTTATTAGTCGATCCCACCAAGCCCTTTGGTTTGGCCAATGCGGTGGAGATGGGGCGCTTGGATAATCCCAACCCAACTTTTTTTACCGGGGCGTATCAGGTTTATTCTTGGGCACCCAACACCGATTTAGAAAACCTACTTAAAAATGATTTGCGAATCCCCCAATGGGACGAAGCTAAAATGAAGCTGTATTTGGAAGTCCCCAAAGACAATCGTTATAAAGACCTCGCTGATGAAATTATTAAAACGCTTAAACCCGAATATCGCAACAAACCCTTTGCGAGGATGTTAGCCATTGTCTACTACTTGGGAAAAAATGGTTATTACAGTTTACAAAGCGACCACGCCGACGCTCAAGACCCCACCGCTTCTTTTTTATTTGGCAATCGCACCGGTTATTGCGTGCACTTTGCTCATGCTGCTGTTTTTCTGGCCCGTACTTTAGGGATCCCCGCGCGGGTAGGTGCCGGCTATGCCGCGCCTAATAAGCGCCGCGAAAAAGGCGAAAATTTAGCGCTCATGGAAAGAGACGCCCATGCCTGGCCCGAAATTTATTTAGAACCCTTTGGCTGGATTGTCATGGACATCCCTCTACAAAACTTTTTGGACCCTCCCACATCTGAACCCAGTCAATCTTTACAAACCACTTTAGGGCAAATCGCTAAAACCGGCAAAAATAAACCCCCGGAAGATGAAGTCACCAAAGAAGAAAAAAAAGAATTAGAAAAAAAATTAGCCTGGCTTAAAAGTTTGGCCCAATACCTTTGGAAAGGTCTACTAGCTTTGGCAGTCACTGGGCTTAGTTTTTGCTATGCCTTTAAGATGTATCGCTTATGGGGATGGAATTGGGGCGAACCTCGCGACAAAATACGCAAAGCCTATCGTAGCACCTTAGACCGTTTACTTTATTTAGGAGTACGTCGCCCGTTTGGAGAATCCCGAGAAGAATTTGCCATGCGGCTAGCCGCCCAAATCCCAGCGTTAGAAAAACTCACCTGGAGTTTTTTACAATTAAAATTAGGCAAACCGCCCCATTTGCCCGAAGCATCTTTGCATCAACTCATGAAAGAAATTAAAACCGAAATAAAAGCTAAAAAAGTTTGGTGGAAGATGATCCTTACGATCATCAATCCATTGTCATGGATTCGAATTAAATAA
- a CDS encoding DUF58 domain-containing protein: MQSLGRAIGYAKGLLQILWGVIPLSGLGLFLTLITYALWRFYVAGRQDFLLLVLCIGLGILLAVSLLQLLIGILLFFFSYKKQSLKPIQGETQTTFWTNFKLKRLFFTPSLEYSIRWLSPEQIEANLEQRWNQLHEYVLAKRRVEATQVTRQIYIRDLLGLVKFAWRFTLNQTVLIRPNVQRIGINEALKLFSMGDEISHPEGSPVGDYIEMRRYGPGDPVNRILWRVYGRNRKLMVRTPEKAISHRKKTFAYLISGPRDEPSAQTAWYALEKGLLGEEFVFSTDGHNLPTTEKTQAKKMIITSSHAPTPANNLESFFSKDPDTNKANCIIFAPPEPGPWLATALHLAKNRSQPLTVLISIDGFRDQKLKKHWKSYFLETDEHFQRQTQRSKDIFQALRGHRINVDVVDYKTGTLVPHQQLE; the protein is encoded by the coding sequence ATGCAGTCATTAGGCCGCGCAATAGGTTATGCAAAAGGTCTGTTACAAATCCTGTGGGGCGTTATACCTTTGAGTGGGTTGGGGCTCTTTTTGACGCTCATCACTTACGCACTATGGCGTTTTTATGTTGCCGGCCGCCAAGATTTTTTATTGCTCGTTTTGTGCATAGGCCTTGGCATTCTTTTGGCGGTGTCACTTTTGCAACTTTTGATTGGCATCCTCCTTTTCTTTTTCTCCTACAAAAAACAATCTCTCAAACCCATTCAAGGCGAGACTCAAACTACTTTTTGGACTAACTTTAAACTCAAACGTTTGTTTTTTACACCCAGCCTAGAATATTCCATTCGCTGGCTTTCCCCTGAACAAATCGAAGCCAACCTCGAGCAACGTTGGAACCAACTGCATGAATATGTATTGGCCAAAAGACGTGTCGAAGCAACCCAAGTCACTCGCCAAATTTATATTCGAGATTTATTGGGCTTAGTAAAATTTGCGTGGCGTTTTACTTTAAACCAAACTGTATTGATACGACCCAACGTTCAACGCATTGGGATCAACGAGGCATTGAAATTATTTTCGATGGGTGATGAAATTTCTCACCCCGAGGGTTCACCCGTGGGAGATTATATTGAGATGAGGCGCTACGGGCCCGGGGACCCTGTCAACCGCATCTTGTGGCGAGTCTATGGGCGCAATCGCAAATTGATGGTGCGCACCCCTGAAAAGGCCATCTCCCATCGTAAAAAAACTTTTGCTTATCTTATTAGCGGCCCCCGCGATGAACCCTCTGCCCAAACCGCTTGGTATGCCTTAGAAAAAGGTTTGTTGGGTGAAGAATTTGTTTTTTCTACCGATGGGCACAACTTGCCCACCACTGAAAAAACTCAAGCCAAAAAAATGATCATCACTTCAAGTCATGCCCCAACACCTGCCAACAACCTAGAATCCTTCTTTTCAAAAGATCCCGACACTAACAAAGCCAACTGCATTATCTTTGCACCTCCAGAACCAGGGCCGTGGCTTGCAACGGCTTTGCATTTGGCCAAAAACCGCAGCCAACCCCTGACGGTGTTGATCTCGATCGATGGCTTTCGCGATCAAAAATTAAAAAAACACTGGAAGAGTTATTTTTTAGAAACCGACGAACACTTTCAACGTCAAACTCAAAGGTCTAAAGATATTTTTCAAGCCTTGCGCGGGCACCGTATTAATGTTGATGTCGTTGATTATAAAACTGGAACCTTAGTACCCCATCAACAATTGGAATAA
- a CDS encoding cob(I)yrinic acid a,c-diamide adenosyltransferase, producing the protein MKIYTKKGDQGKTYLFGGGPFPKSDARIDTYGEIDELNSAIGCARAFIQDQELATQLQTIQESLFTIGSELSTVSANEKLVFSFLQEAPVVQLEHWIDAFDVRLKPLKNFILPGGSQGASFLHLARTVCRRAERKLVALSEKQTVRPVLIKYLNRLSDYLFVAARMTNHDAKQTDIVWKGL; encoded by the coding sequence ATGAAAATCTACACTAAAAAAGGTGATCAAGGGAAAACCTATTTGTTTGGGGGTGGGCCGTTTCCAAAAAGTGATGCCCGCATTGATACTTATGGGGAAATTGATGAACTCAATTCGGCAATAGGGTGTGCCCGGGCTTTTATCCAAGATCAAGAATTGGCGACTCAATTGCAAACGATTCAAGAATCGCTATTTACCATAGGTTCTGAACTGTCCACCGTATCGGCCAATGAGAAATTAGTTTTTAGTTTTTTACAAGAAGCCCCCGTGGTTCAGTTAGAACATTGGATCGACGCCTTTGATGTTAGGCTAAAACCTTTGAAAAATTTTATTCTCCCCGGTGGTAGCCAAGGGGCAAGTTTTTTACATTTGGCCAGAACTGTCTGTCGTCGAGCTGAACGTAAACTCGTGGCCTTAAGCGAAAAACAAACCGTACGGCCTGTTTTAATCAAATATTTAAATCGTCTTTCTGACTATTTGTTTGTAGCGGCACGGATGACGAACCACGATGCTAAGCAAACAGACATTGTGTGGAAGGGACTTTAA
- a CDS encoding sigma-70 family RNA polymerase sigma factor, producing MEEDRKYIEAVLAGSQEAFEPLVEKYQRSVFFTALRFLRNQEEADDITQKAFLRAYQALGSFRFESSFKTWLTTIAVNLCKNVVRARRIMVEVPEALSDGSEERRQEAEEAGDRKSQLKKALENLPERQKEVVMLRIYEEMPFKKIAEVLESTETAVKVNFHHAMKSLKEWIQ from the coding sequence TTGGAAGAGGATCGAAAATACATTGAAGCCGTGTTGGCAGGTAGCCAAGAAGCCTTTGAACCCCTGGTTGAAAAATACCAGCGTTCGGTTTTTTTCACCGCTTTACGGTTTTTGAGAAATCAGGAAGAGGCCGACGATATTACCCAAAAGGCCTTTCTTCGCGCTTACCAAGCTTTGGGTAGTTTTCGCTTTGAATCCTCTTTCAAAACATGGCTAACGACGATTGCGGTGAATTTATGCAAAAACGTGGTGCGTGCGCGACGCATCATGGTGGAGGTGCCGGAGGCTTTGAGTGACGGTTCCGAAGAACGACGACAAGAGGCAGAAGAAGCCGGGGATCGCAAAAGCCAGTTAAAAAAGGCTTTAGAAAATTTGCCGGAGCGACAAAAAGAGGTGGTGATGTTGAGAATTTATGAGGAGATGCCGTTTAAAAAGATTGCGGAAGTTTTAGAAAGTACAGAAACGGCTGTCAAAGTTAACTTTCACCATGCCATGAAAAGTCTAAAAGAGTGGATACAATGA
- a CDS encoding SDR family oxidoreductase has translation MQLKGVRVLITGAGRRVGKVLALTLAQSGARLVVHYHRSRHEAQMLRKQILAQGGEVVLVQGDLSKEASLQLLAQKAWQAFGGLDVLINNASNFYPTPLGKTKFSEWDDLFAVNARAPYFLSQSLGLKMKKRGRGKIINIADWAALRPYTGYIPYCAAKAALVGLSQGLAKSLAPEVQVNTVLPGPVMWPADLGSKVKKEVLAKTPLKCIGRPEDIANTVKFLIEGTDYMTGALVHVDGGRSIL, from the coding sequence ATGCAATTAAAAGGTGTGAGAGTACTTATTACGGGGGCAGGTCGGCGAGTGGGGAAGGTCTTGGCTTTAACGTTGGCTCAATCGGGCGCTAGGCTTGTTGTTCATTATCATCGTAGTCGACATGAGGCTCAAATGTTGCGAAAGCAAATCCTTGCCCAAGGAGGCGAAGTTGTTTTGGTGCAAGGTGATTTGTCTAAAGAGGCAAGCCTGCAACTATTAGCCCAAAAGGCTTGGCAGGCGTTCGGTGGGCTGGATGTTTTGATTAACAATGCCTCCAATTTTTATCCGACTCCTTTGGGAAAAACAAAATTTTCGGAATGGGATGACCTTTTTGCCGTCAATGCCCGCGCTCCTTATTTTTTAAGTCAAAGTTTGGGGCTTAAAATGAAAAAGCGAGGTAGGGGGAAAATCATTAATATAGCAGATTGGGCGGCGTTAAGGCCTTATACAGGTTATATTCCTTATTGTGCGGCCAAAGCTGCTTTGGTAGGGTTGAGCCAAGGCCTGGCCAAAAGCTTGGCCCCTGAAGTGCAGGTGAATACGGTATTGCCGGGGCCCGTGATGTGGCCAGCCGATTTGGGTTCAAAGGTGAAAAAAGAGGTTTTGGCCAAAACTCCCTTGAAATGTATCGGTCGGCCAGAAGATATTGCTAACACGGTAAAGTTTTTAATTGAAGGAACGGATTATATGACAGGGGCGCTGGTTCATGTAGATGGAGGGAGGAGCATCCTTTAG
- a CDS encoding 6-carboxytetrahydropterin synthase: MFKVVKIMEFCYGHRLLDYDGKCANLHGHNGLVEIEIQTNQLDARGLVVDFGEIKAIVKKFLDENLDHKMILSSQDPFVEILRAQKEPLYVMKENPSAENIAKLIFDYAREKGLPVNEVRLWETRSSCASYREASSRTSLPRT, from the coding sequence ATGTTTAAAGTCGTTAAAATTATGGAGTTTTGTTATGGGCATCGCTTGCTAGACTATGACGGCAAGTGTGCTAATCTGCATGGCCATAATGGTTTGGTGGAAATTGAAATTCAAACTAACCAGCTCGATGCTCGTGGGTTAGTGGTTGATTTTGGTGAAATCAAAGCGATCGTTAAAAAGTTTTTAGATGAAAATTTAGATCATAAAATGATTCTAAGTAGCCAAGATCCTTTTGTGGAAATTTTGCGTGCCCAAAAAGAACCTCTGTATGTTATGAAAGAAAATCCTTCTGCCGAAAATATTGCAAAATTAATTTTTGATTATGCCCGTGAAAAAGGTCTGCCAGTGAATGAGGTGAGGTTGTGGGAAACCCGTAGTTCTTGTGCGAGTTACCGGGAAGCGTCATCCCGGACGAGCCTGCCCCGGACTTGA
- a CDS encoding CbiX/SirB N-terminal domain-containing protein, with protein sequence MKNSSQWILLVSHGSRLKTANTAMVDLAKFLQQKLGKSKIIAAFLDLASPSIPEAIDQAVAGQAESIKLFLYFLVEGRHSQEDIPKIVALKQKQYPSVKIEISPIFGSHPDLIKTLIEMLKD encoded by the coding sequence ATGAAAAACTCATCGCAATGGATTTTATTAGTAAGCCACGGCTCTCGACTGAAAACTGCCAATACTGCCATGGTTGATTTAGCCAAATTTTTGCAGCAAAAGCTTGGTAAATCCAAAATCATCGCTGCCTTTTTAGACCTAGCCTCACCTTCAATCCCCGAGGCCATTGACCAAGCCGTGGCAGGGCAGGCTGAAAGCATTAAACTCTTCCTCTATTTTCTGGTAGAGGGGCGCCACAGCCAAGAAGACATTCCGAAAATTGTTGCGCTTAAACAAAAACAATACCCGAGCGTCAAAATCGAAATTTCCCCCATCTTCGGCTCCCACCCTGATTTAATTAAAACACTGATTGAAATGCTAAAAGATTAG
- a CDS encoding serine/threonine protein kinase, with protein sequence MSEFQPQIFGKYILLEKIGVGGTAEIYKAKTYGAKGFEKIVAIKKVLPEFSNQADFINMLVNEAKVIVQLFHPNIIEVYDLGCEADCYYFAMELVEGVDLKKLLQRVQARGLKLSYDVVAFLLSEVCTGLHFAHHKKDANGQALSIIHRDISPHNILVGFNGEIKITDFGIAKAALSANLTQTGVLKGKLSYMSPEQASGGVVDHRADIFATGLVLYELLAGKKFFDGESIGEVLSAIVNIAMQADALPQDVPLELKKIVVRAMAKDAKQRYQNAGDMADDLLKFLHSNYTGFSRRRFTSLVEDLFREDIKILQEKTTKIAEITWTGSQSALGDRSVSFVSNISVVTDVKGKKFRSSMRWWIGAVLLMILGGGIGLWQWQPWQQAPMLKGGVPSILVARLDRFIQPKIKLYLYSKPAGAWVFLNGVQTVYLTPASVELNPKMNYRVRLEKEGYEPWEGELTVEKPDQIKEVMLKKIPR encoded by the coding sequence ATGTCGGAATTTCAGCCTCAAATTTTTGGTAAGTATATTTTGTTAGAAAAGATTGGGGTAGGTGGTACGGCCGAAATTTACAAGGCCAAGACCTATGGGGCCAAAGGTTTTGAGAAGATTGTAGCTATCAAAAAAGTCTTGCCCGAATTTTCCAATCAAGCTGATTTTATTAATATGTTGGTGAATGAGGCCAAGGTGATTGTGCAACTCTTTCACCCCAACATCATTGAAGTGTACGACCTGGGTTGTGAAGCCGACTGTTATTATTTTGCCATGGAACTTGTCGAAGGGGTTGATTTAAAGAAATTATTGCAACGGGTGCAGGCTCGGGGGTTAAAATTAAGCTACGATGTCGTGGCGTTCTTGCTCAGCGAAGTTTGCACCGGGCTGCATTTTGCCCACCATAAAAAAGATGCCAATGGACAGGCCTTAAGTATTATTCATCGCGACATAAGCCCCCACAATATTTTGGTTGGATTTAACGGCGAAATTAAAATTACCGATTTTGGTATTGCCAAGGCCGCCCTATCAGCCAACCTCACTCAAACCGGCGTGTTAAAAGGTAAATTAAGTTACATGTCACCCGAACAAGCAAGTGGCGGGGTGGTGGATCACCGGGCAGATATTTTTGCAACGGGTTTAGTGTTGTATGAATTGCTGGCCGGGAAAAAATTTTTTGATGGTGAAAGTATTGGCGAAGTATTGTCGGCGATTGTGAATATAGCTATGCAAGCAGATGCCTTGCCCCAAGATGTCCCCTTAGAACTCAAAAAAATTGTAGTTCGAGCCATGGCCAAAGATGCCAAACAACGTTATCAAAATGCTGGCGACATGGCCGATGATCTTTTGAAATTTTTGCATTCCAATTATACCGGGTTTAGTCGTAGGCGATTTACCAGTTTGGTAGAAGATTTATTTCGAGAAGACATTAAAATTCTTCAGGAGAAAACCACCAAGATCGCTGAGATTACCTGGACTGGTTCACAATCTGCACTAGGGGATCGTTCAGTCTCTTTTGTTTCTAATATTTCAGTAGTGACCGATGTTAAAGGTAAAAAATTTCGAAGTTCAATGCGTTGGTGGATAGGCGCGGTGTTGCTCATGATATTGGGTGGAGGGATAGGGCTTTGGCAATGGCAACCGTGGCAGCAAGCGCCCATGCTGAAGGGCGGGGTTCCGTCGATCTTGGTTGCGCGTTTAGATCGATTCATTCAGCCTAAAATAAAACTGTATCTTTATTCGAAACCTGCCGGGGCGTGGGTATTTCTCAATGGAGTGCAGACAGTTTATCTGACCCCCGCCAGTGTGGAGTTAAATCCTAAGATGAATTATCGGGTGCGTTTGGAAAAAGAAGGCTATGAACCATGGGAAGGCGAGCTTACTGTCGAAAAGCCCGACCAAATCAAAGAAGTCATGCTTAAAAAAATCCCACGCTAA
- a CDS encoding AAA family ATPase: MNQVAASKWNPSAKINSLDTVRETARILHDRMKAAVQGRDDVIDIILYALLGDGHVLLEDYPGSGKTTLAKALGESIFDDVKDDIPHFRRVQFTPDLLPSDITGVMVFDSTKNEFYFRAGPLFSYVVLADEINRTSPKVQSALLEAMAEKQVTVDNTTHKLDNLFFVIATQNPLDLVGTYPLPVAQLDRFLFKVRMQHITRDAEFEVLTKWNTDRLAPDLPKVSRTEILNMRAFIRENVRVSDAVMACLVDIFRALREEPSILQGASTRAMVLAIPALQARAVLDGRDFISASDIEALLIPLLIHRLEFKHGVTEKEKIIHQAAKPVLEHLARSTLKK, from the coding sequence ATGAATCAGGTAGCCGCTTCAAAATGGAACCCGTCTGCTAAAATTAATTCTTTAGATACGGTGCGAGAAACCGCCCGCATTTTACACGACCGCATGAAGGCTGCGGTGCAGGGACGCGACGACGTCATTGATATCATCCTCTATGCCCTTTTAGGCGACGGCCACGTGCTATTAGAAGATTACCCAGGTTCCGGTAAAACGACACTCGCCAAGGCCTTAGGAGAATCCATCTTTGATGATGTCAAAGATGACATTCCCCATTTTCGCCGAGTTCAATTCACCCCTGACTTGCTTCCTTCCGACATCACCGGAGTTATGGTTTTTGATTCTACCAAAAATGAATTTTATTTTCGGGCGGGGCCTTTATTTTCGTATGTTGTGTTGGCCGATGAAATCAACCGCACCTCACCTAAAGTTCAATCCGCCCTTTTAGAAGCCATGGCTGAAAAACAGGTAACCGTTGATAACACCACCCACAAACTTGATAACCTCTTTTTCGTCATCGCCACCCAAAACCCCCTTGATCTAGTGGGGACCTATCCCCTGCCCGTGGCACAGCTCGACCGTTTCCTTTTCAAAGTACGCATGCAGCACATCACCCGCGACGCTGAATTTGAAGTGTTGACCAAATGGAACACCGATCGCTTGGCGCCCGATCTCCCCAAAGTAAGCCGCACAGAGATTCTCAATATGCGGGCATTTATTCGAGAAAACGTGCGGGTTTCGGATGCGGTAATGGCTTGTCTGGTCGATATCTTTAGGGCCTTGCGCGAAGAACCGAGCATCTTACAAGGGGCCAGCACTCGCGCCATGGTATTGGCGATCCCCGCCCTACAAGCCAGGGCTGTGCTGGATGGCCGCGACTTCATCTCAGCCTCTGATATTGAGGCCCTCCTCATCCCTTTACTCATCCATCGTTTGGAATTCAAACATGGCGTTACCGAAAAAGAAAAAATCATTCATCAAGCTGCAAAACCAGTGTTGGAACATTTAGCACGGAGTACTTTAAAGAAATGA